TTAGGCTATTTCTCTTGTGGTTCTGGGAATCCAATTGATGATTGCTGGAGGTGTGATCCGAATTGGGAAAAGAACCGGCAACGCCTAGCCGATTGTGCAATTGGGTTTGGTAAGCATGCCACTGGAGGCAGAGATGGTAAAATATATGTGGTCACAGACCCTAGTGATGATAATCCAGTGAACCCCAAGATAGGCACTCTTAGACATGCTGTGATTCAAAATGAACCACTATGGATCATTTTCAAACATGACATGGTGATCAAGCTAAAGGAAGAGCTTCTCATGAATTCATATAAGACAATTGATGGTCGTGGTGCAAATGTGCACATTGCTGGCGGTCCATGCATTACTATACAATATGCATCCAACATTATTATCCACGGCCTAAATATACATGACTGCAAGCAAGGTGGGAATGCTTATGTGAGGGACTCGCCTGATCATTATGGGTGGAGGACTATATCGGATGGTGATGGggtttcaatttttggaggAAGTCACATTTGGGTGGATCATTGTTCTTTAGCTAATTGTCATGATGGGCTGATTGATGCCATTCATGGATCCACAGCCATCACCATCTCTAACAATTACATGACCCACCATAACAAAGTCATGCTCTTGGGTCATAGTGACTCGTACACACAAGACAAATTCATGCAAGTCACTATAGCTTTCAATCATTTTGGAGAAGGGCTTGTGCAGAGGATGCCAAGGTATGATTAAAGTTCTCAAAATgagcttattttttattttctgatcAGGTCATTGAAATCTACAATAGGGCCATGGTTTTGATTCATATTGAATTTGCTCTCTGTTTAACCCATAATTGCAGATGTAGACATGGCTATTTCCATGTGGTGAACAATGACTACTCTCATTGGGAAATGTATGCAATTGGTGGCAGTGCAGCTCCTACTATTAATAGCCAAGGGAATAGATTCCTTGCTCCCAATGACAATTATAACAAGGAGgtaatgacttttttttccAACCATACTGATGTAATGGTTTTTCCATTGTATTGTAGCTTACTTAATCATGCACCATTAGCTATGATATGAGTTTGTAGCACTCATACAAGAATGTGACATGACCAGATTACTAAACATGAAGATGCACCACAAAGCGAGTGGAAGAAATGGAATTGGAGGTCCGAAGGAGATTTGATGGTGAATGGTGCTTTCTTCACGCCTTCTGGGGCCGGAGTGTCTTCTAGCTACGCCAAGGCATCTAGCTTGAGTGCAAGACCATCTTCTCTTGTGAGTACTATCACAGCCGGAGCTGGTATACTTAAGTGCAAGAAGGACTCGCGTTGTTGATGAATGTCTCTTAATTGAGTTGAAGAGACTAAAGTTGGCTAGTAATAAAAGATGAAATGCTCAATGAGGGTAAAATGGTTAGATATGGAGGGAAAAGAACAATGCCAATGGTAATTACAAGGATTAAGATTCAAGATTGTGTATattgacttttatatatatatatagtacattAAATTTGGAGGATTGCAATTAATCTAagcctctttttattttcatggaTTGAATCTAAGCTTTTCCAATGAGACCCACTATTTGGTGATTCAAAGGAGTTTTGATGGGGGACATTGGGGTTGAAAAAACGAGAACTAAAGTGCAATGTAATGATGGTTCAATTAAATGAGTCcctatacataaaaaaaaactctccctctctctctctatctctccttGGTCCCACATAGGCTTTCCCTCACATGGGATGACCAGTAGGATTAGGTTCAGCTACCGATGGATGTTTATTGGTGCTCAATTAATGGACATTTCTTTTGGGACTAGCTTAGCAGCTCTGCAAGAGCACCCACGCCTAAGTTTAGgtatacaatatttttcacaatgaTGAATATGTTATTGTGAATGGTGTATTAAAATGCACAACTCTCTAAATATAAAGGTATTTTCTTACtgaaatcaaaatgaaaatgagagagtGTGCCAAATAAATATCTGCTCTGGTGTTTATATACTATAACAGAGCAattacaaaaccaaagaaagaaactaaCAATACAGACTAACTAACTCCACTAACAATATTTTAAGACTTGTCTAATAGGAAACTGACAGCTGTCCTTCTTTATAACCGATTTTGGTTTACAACTTCGCACGTGTTGGTTCCGTGTCTTCATTAAACAAAATGCAGCCGTTTCTTTtacttcatcatttttttttttgcaaagtaATCCGGTGTCGTTTTCATCTGCTTGTTACTACCTTCATTAAAGTGAATGACATCATGATCGTTTGGGGTGGGCGTCTGCATTTTTTCAGTTTgcgtttttagatttttttttttttcccctgcaCATGAACAGTAACATCACATGGGTTCACTGTGCAGGGGACAAAAATCACTGTTCACACACTATTCATCACTGTAGCAGTACtattcatatattaaaaaatattaaaaatgggtcccacggcactattcacatatttaaaaattattttgcaacagtattttcagttttcagttttcagtttcaacaacaataagttcaattcaAACAGACCCATCGACACCATTTGGTGTTTTAGCTTTCTTCTTACAAAACGATCCTGTTTCAGCTAATTGCTTTGCTTTCTTTTCTGATGCAGCTTCAACACTCTTCCTCAAGTCCTGAACCTCAGGTTTTGGGATTTGAACTAATGAACAAGTCTTTGAATGGAATGAAGATATCTATCAAGCCCAATTTTCTAGAAAGTCTAGTTAAAAGCCGAACTTCCAGCTCTTTCATGGAAAATAGGGTTGGCTGCAATATTTAATGCAGACTAGTTATCACAAAACAATGTAGCATGTTTGGGATATTGTATCTTCAAATCTTTGAGCAGCTGCAACACCCAAGTAATTTCACAAACCACACTACCCATGACCTTATATTAAACTTCAGCTGATGACCTAGAGACCAAGGTTTAACCTTGAAACCCGAACCAAATCATACGATCCGATCGGGAAAACCTCGAACCGCTCATTTTTGCGATTCTTTTAGCCTCAAGAAcctttttatgtgaaaaaagcAGGGACTCATGTGAACTGCGGTCAGACCTCACGGTTCTGAGAACTGTGATCAGACCATTTCTCATGATTCCCTACTTCCCTTTGAATCTgaacctaaaaataaataaaaattaaaaaaaaattaaaaaaaaattttaaattctggAACCGTGATTAGATCGCTTGGCCGACATGCATTGGACTTTTTTCAGATCTGGAACCAAAAGATTTGTGagggaaaaaacaaacaaacaaacaaactaagaagaagaagatgacaaaGTAGGGGTTGTGCGAAGTTGAAGCAGCAAGTTAGCAACCCAGAACAAATCGCCAGTCACAACCTTTGTCTTCTacttctatttcttcttctttctcctttttctccttcttctctttcttctttccatCTCCACTACTGTGGTTTATCACCTTCTCTctgtttgggtttgttttgaattcttttttatgtttccaAAGCCCCTTCATGTGACTTGGCATTGGTTCACGTGACTTGGCATTGGGAAAAAATCTAGACCCCCAACGTGTGACTAGGCATTGGGAAAGTagaaaacttttgatttttgaaattggCAAAATATTTCAGCCATTAGATTTGTAGCTTTGAGCCCGTGATGTGACTATTAATGGATTGATaagtaacaaataaaatattataagtacttttagttaatatttacaatttttttttaaatgaaaaaatatagtCTTACAAAATACTTCACAActtttttgtcacaattatAATTTAGCAAAGTTTGAATGGTAGAGAAAAAAAGTGAATCAACGGATACAATTAAGTATAtagtaattatttaataattattttaatttaaaattactagGTGTCCTTCTAATTCctatattattacaatattactATCACGAGTTTAACTaatcaacatataaataaataaataaatattatatctaTGTATGCTTAGGATATGATATTTCTTATATGTCCtatgaaagttatgatataaaaaaaatatgtttgaaagatagatttctatatttaattgggtcatttaatttaatttttctatttatactaatttaatatatttatttatatttaaataattatgaaattaattatgatgtcatcacggttcgaccttggttcgaccttaaaaaccttgaacctctcccttttacggttcaatgaacggtccgggtctgaaaaccttgctaGAGACAACACCTTGCTTCTCTGATCTTTAAGAAACCAAAGTTTCTCCCAAAAATACACCATAACCTATTAAAAACCTCCTAATGTCTAGACAACTAACACAGTCAGCATCATAGAAGAGCTTTATATGCAAATCTAAATTactaggaaagaaaattccttttttCTAGGTGAAACATTGATATAGTGAAGGACCCTATTAACAGCTAACATGTGAGGCTCTCTTGGTTTTGATTGGAATTGGCTAAGCCTATGTACTGCATATGTAATATCTGGTCTAGTCAACGTTAGATTCAAAAGCTGGGATGCATGAACATGGCAAAATGGCCGCTGCACTCGCGTCCAACGTGGCACGATGCGACAACACGCGAGCGACACCGCTGCTTGCGCATCAGTGCCGcgtccagttttttttttttttttttttttttttttttcgtttcctGATACATGCCGACTCTGGCCGATTCTCACTAACTCGGCCAAATCGGTCCGTATCGAGCGAAACCGCCGAAACACACTAATTCAGGCCATACCAACGCCGACCGGCCGATTCAGGccgaaattccaaaaaaaaaaaaaaaaaggtgtaaaaCTCACCGTTTGAACTTAataacaaaaccctaaattatCTCAGTTCTCAAAACGCACCTTTCTTCAATCTTCtgctctctctcactctttgtGCTTCGTCTCCCCTCTTGGCTCTCTACTCTTCGTGTCCCCTCTCTCACAGACGCATTCAATCACTCCCTAAGACACATTCTCACTCTCCTATTCTTTGCATGACTCTCGGTCTCAAGTTCACCTCACCTCACCAACCACTCTTAACTCAGGTATCAAACTAATTAAAGTTTTCAATCTCAAGCTCATTATACTCTCACATGCTCTGACTATTACTCATTCTGAATCtgtgatatgatttttttaatatttttttaaaattttttatataagctaTAATGTTGTGacttagatttgattttttatttagttaatagttattatttgtaggttaaatTGAATCTATTGAATTTGCAATGGATGAAGTTACTAGCACAGAAACTTCACCTTCATCTAATGAAGAAGTGCCAAATGATGAATATCCTCTTTGACAGTATGTGACTAAAGTAGAAAAACCACCTGGTTCTACTATTAAATCAGGTGGAAACACACACTTTAAGTGCAACTATTGTGGTGGAGTTTTTTGGGATCTTATTGTAGGGTTAAGgctcatttattaaaaattccTAATAAAGGTATTAGAGCATGCCCTAAGGTGACACCGAGCCATAGGCTGGAAATGCAGCGAATGCATGATTAGATTGAGAATGATAAGTTAGAGAGAGAACAGAGAAGTCAAATTCCCTTCCTCCACCTCCCCCAAGCCATAGGCCTATACCTATTCCCTCATTTTGGAGATAGGAAGGGAGTGATAGTACAAATTCGGTTGATGGTAATAGGAGGAAGGTGACTGTGAATTTTCCTTTGGAGAGAGCATTCTAGAATAATGCTGGACATAAATTGGATAGTAGAATTGTTAGGATGTTTTACACCGGTGGGCTTCCATTTAACTTTGCAAGGAACCCATATTATCGTAGTTCCTAATCATATGCTGCTACCCATAGCATTCAGGGTTATGTTCCTCCTAGATACAATGCCTTGAGAACAACACTTTTGCAAAGAAAAAGAGCTCATGTTGAAAGACTTTTGAAACCAATTAAGGACTTTTGGCTTGAAAATGGTGTAAGTATAGTTTCTGATGGATGGTCAAATCCACAAAGGAGGcctcttattaatattatggcTGTATCAGATGGGGGTCCAGTGTTTAGAAAGGCAATTGATGGGTCAGGTGAGTTCAAAGACAAACATTATATTGCTGGGGTGTTGAAGGATGCTATAAAAGATATTGGACATGAAAAAGTTGTCCAACTCATCACTGATAATGCTAGTGTGATGAAGTCTATAGGAGCTCTTATTGAAGGTAAGtatcctaaaatattttggacaccCTGTGTTGTCCACACTCTCAATCTAGTTTTGAAGAATATTTGTGCAgcaaaaaacaccaaaaagaaTGAAGTTACATATAAGGAATGTAGTTGGATTACATATATTTTTGATGATGCATCCTTCATACGTGTTTTTATCATGAACCATTCAATGAGGTTGGcaatgtttaatgaattttttccattaaaactGCTCCAAATTGCTAATACTAAATTTGCTTCGGTTGTTGTAATACTAAAAGgttgaagttgataaaaagatGCCTTCAAGCCATGGTTATTAGTGACCAATAGGCTTCTTATAGGGAGGATGATGTTGGAAAAGCTCAAAAGGTGAAAGATATGATTCTAAGTGATCATTGGTGGGATATTGTTGATTATATCATTGAATTCACAGCACTTATTTATGATATGCTATGAGTAGTCGACACAGATAAGCTTTGTCTTTATCTTGTGTATGAGATGTAGGATTCAATGATAGAGAATGTGAAGGCAAAAATATATCGGCACGAAAGCTTGTAAGATGATGAGTATAGCTCATTTCTGGGTGTGGTGTATGATATACTCATTAATTGATGGACTAAAAATTGTACACCACTATATTGCTTGGCTCATTCCTTAAATCCTAAGTaagtacatttattttttattttcctttattccCCCTTCTAGTAAAACACATGTTtcatctatatatttttttttaatctttaactaGGTATTACTCCATTGAATGGCTTTCGGAGAATCCAAAACGCATCTCTCCACATTGAGATCATGAAATTTCTATGGAAAGGAGCAAGTGTTTGGATCGATACTTTGAAGATGAAAATGACTTAAGGGTGGTGAAAGTTGAGTTTGTTGCATTTTCAGAAGGAAGGTTTCCTTCACCAAATGCCTTGACAGATAGGTGGCCTTACAACCTTTGGTTTGGTGGCAATACCATGGCTTCTCATTTCCAACTTTTCAAACCCTTGCCCTTAAACTTCTTGGACAACCTTGTTCATCCTTATGTGCTGAGAGGAATTGGAGCACATACAAATTCGTtcattctttaaaaagaaacaaaatggctCCTACACGTGCTAAGGATTTGGTATATGTGCATTCTAATCTTCGACTCTTGTCAAGGCGCAATAAGGAGTACGTAAATATAGCAACAAAGGTGTGGGATATTGCAGGAGATTCTTGGAATGAGAGCGACATACATGGAGGAGCTGTAATTCTTGAGAATGCTGCCCTTACAATTGATGAGTTAGAGTTGGAGGTCATGGTTATTGGGAATGTTAGCACTAGTGTTACTACTAGTGAAAGTGAAGTTATTAATCTTGAAGATAATGATGGTTGTATTTGATTGTCTTgttgattatcttttattttgttttagtttcaaacttgtgAGTTGTATTCTAATTTTCGAACATCATggaatgttttagtttcaaacttatgggttgtatttaatttatgaacatcatgttttagttattatctactattgctcttaaatttgtatatgtttatataatgtgaaaaagtgtgcttagcaatatattaaaaatattttttgaaattttttaatcaccacacccacacccacacccacaccctactttttcaaaaattgctgagTCCCGCACCCAACTTCgaaaacgcacccgtgcttcatggTTCAAAAGTCTCTCAATCAACCTTTTGTATTGAGTAAGATCAGCAAGAAGTTTTCCCTCATGCTACGACAACCTCAAGTTTTGCTCCATGGAAATCTTGACAAGCTTGGATCCTAGAAATCATGtatcatttaaa
This genomic stretch from Quercus lobata isolate SW786 chromosome 3, ValleyOak3.0 Primary Assembly, whole genome shotgun sequence harbors:
- the LOC115981556 gene encoding probable pectate lyase 5, translated to MGIPLILLVLLALLAPTCISSSIIQNPELVVQAVHKSINASRRDLGYFSCGSGNPIDDCWRCDPNWEKNRQRLADCAIGFGKHATGGRDGKIYVVTDPSDDNPVNPKIGTLRHAVIQNEPLWIIFKHDMVIKLKEELLMNSYKTIDGRGANVHIAGGPCITIQYASNIIIHGLNIHDCKQGGNAYVRDSPDHYGWRTISDGDGVSIFGGSHIWVDHCSLANCHDGLIDAIHGSTAITISNNYMTHHNKVMLLGHSDSYTQDKFMQVTIAFNHFGEGLVQRMPRCRHGYFHVVNNDYSHWEMYAIGGSAAPTINSQGNRFLAPNDNYNKEITKHEDAPQSEWKKWNWRSEGDLMVNGAFFTPSGAGVSSSYAKASSLSARPSSLVSTITAGAGILKCKKDSRC